Part of the Engystomops pustulosus chromosome 4, aEngPut4.maternal, whole genome shotgun sequence genome is shown below.
tacattcacacagcggtatgcccgccgtgcggacataccgccgtgtgctggagaggaggaggaggcagcccctcctccctccatagagaatagcggcgcacggccgcacacacgccaaaagatagagcatgctctatctttttgcggtgtgcggcccggatcggtgccacacatgtgtggcaccggatccccgcagtgccgctattgccgtctatggggacgtacatgcggccgcaaatttgcggccgcatgtacgtccccgcagacggccgtgtgaatgagcccaaagACAAATGAAAACAATCCCGATTATACATTGAAATGAATTGTTACTACATCTAGGCATAAACGTGATTGAAACTTCTGCCTATAAATATATGTGACATTATTTACACCTCTAaaataaatgtgcctcaatatttGTAGAGTGCCTTCATTTAATAATCTGTTATCTGTTGTCGTCTAAATAGTGTTTTGATATTAGATGGAAGAATATTAGATGGGTTGTCTGCCATGAGTAGACGACTGCacacacattggagcacatttacttacctgtccgtggAGTTAACCAAAAGTGCATTctccccccgctcaggtccgacggagttcaccttcttgttcctggtgcatgtaagtgaattgtcttgtgacacaatctgaaagttaaatcccgtgctcagtccgaatcagtcggatcggcggacggcacgccctccgatttctgtcgcatggaagccagaacatggagccagcgcagctgtgccaaaaaccgttcgcctgcgacacaatcccaggacagacacctgttaaatacctgtccaagccatgcaatccccgaaaacggtgaacagtccaacgaaagtgcgatccgtgacctctagtaaataagccccactgtctcaCCAGGGCTTCTGTTGTGACCCCTTACAGTCATGAGCACAGCTACTCTCTTAGATGATATAACAGGTGTTGCATAATAAGACTTTGTGTAACTATAAAACTAAGTGAAACTTTGTTCAGATGGAATGAATCTTTACACACAATAAAGTTGTGAATTAAATTTGGGAATCAATTTCTAAAGTGCTCTGGCTACTGAATTTCCATATGTGTCTCCATAGTTACTGACTACAAACAACCCTGTGTGTAGTCTGCCCCGCCTTGTTAACCAGCAGACTGCAGaagaaagaaataataaaaactcAAACTTTTTTCTAGTTTCAGATCCTGTTATGAAAAATGATGTCTCAGAAATATGGAAATCAGGTAAAATCTCATATGTATATTACATCATTATAGCTGGGACAATGGAAGTGTTTTTATAGGGGGTTTAAAACATGTTGGTGTCCAATGTGTAAAACAAAAATGCCCTCTCGTTTCACTTATTTTGGCAACTATGTGTGCTTTTTACATCTTTTAACATGGTTAACAAAAAGTATAAGCTTAAAATTCCTGAATAAATCGAGTGGTATGAAGGAGTTAATGTGCCGCATTATAATGGTCTACAGTTATGGGTTAGGAAAACAGGTGTATAGCTATTTAATAACCTGTTGAGTACTTTATAGTTTTTCATAGTGTTGTGCAGCCTCTTTTAGGAaagaaattgggggtcatttactaaggacccgattcgcgttttcccgacgtgttacccgaatatttccaatttgcgcctttttcccctgtattgccccgggattttggcgcacgtgatcggattgtggcgcatcggtgctggcatgcacgcgacggaaatcggagcgtggccgagcgaaaacccgacggattaaaaaaaaaccgccgcatttaaaaaaagaaatgtgtcgcttgggacgcgcttaccttcacttggtccggcccggtgaactccagcgcgttcagatgcttttcagtgcagcagcgccacctggtggacggcggaggaactaccttgatgaatcccggccggacccgaatccagcgcagagaacgcgctgctggatcgcgaacggaccgggtaagtaaatctgccccagtgtaattAATTATGcgactacgccacctccatgccatgtgggcgtggagggggcATTTAGGAGGCGTTGCCATCAGCAGAGTGGACCAGCACAGGGCGTTACTGCATGGTGCCTGCACACTTTCTGAAAACCTACATTCACTGTTGAATGTTTGCAGCATATTACACAAAACTAAGCCAGATTGGAACAAGTTTCCTCTGCCAGCACatacatcatgaggtctaagcctcatgatgtataCGCCATATCGATTGGGGGTGGGGCTTTATCATATGCCGTCGCAgggagcgccagtgtatgataaatctccctttatGTTTCCTACAATTTCTCCCACACTAGGGTCACTATGTACACAGCGGTGCACCATCCACAAGGCGAGtcaagcctcttgcctcaggcagcaccactttTAGTATgagcagcatcaggggtgcagtcatcTGCTATatagcaggacctgacacctaaaaatagtgtctcatCACACCAAATGTCAGCACAGGTATGAGACACAGCAAtgacaatctaaaaaaaacaTCACCTGATATATTTCTACTTGATGGGCTGGAGAGACTACTACTTGCTTAGGGGAGCAGCGGCTTTAGATTTATCCCTGCATGTATATCTTTATCCTTGCCGTCTTACTTTCTGAACTTCCCTCCTGTCAGCTTATTAAAATTAACACTGACAATTCAACAACAAACCACCAAAGTTTGTCCAGACCCCTTCATGGGTCATCACAACCTGTTATAGAGACAACTTATAAGGTCTGAGACTTTGCTTTCTTTCTCTCTTAAACCCAAGTGCATAAAAAGGGCAGAATGTCACACAAAAAGTGCAGGACACAACACCAAAGAACCTTTCATAAGGAAGATCCACACAAACCTTCTCCAGGCCTTTAAGAGTCAGATATCGTTGATCTATCTTTACTAACTTAGATCACATCCTGCTCCTGGCTTCCAACTTTGCTGCTACCATACTGTCCACCCTCTAAATAAGGTCCGTGAAGATAGTCACCGACCTACCCGATGGATTAACTAAGGATGATGTCTACAGGTGTAGTCTGTTCACTGCATGGGTGTATAAGTCGATGTTCACCCTTATTTGGTTGAGGACACACAACGTGCCCCTGTCTGATGTATCATTGAACCAAATTAGTTCATGACCATACACTTTTGCTGATAAGACTCAGTTTCacttcattgggggtcatttactaagggcccaattcgcattttcccgacgtgttacccgaatatttccgatttgcgccgatttcccctgaattgccccgggattttggcgcatgcgatcggattgtgacgcatcggcgctggcatgcacgcgacggaaatcagggggcgtggccgaacgaaaacccgacgaattcggaaaaaccgccgcatttcaaaaaaaaaaaagtgttacgagacttgcacttaccttcactaggaataggccggtgaacttgagtgcattccggcgggccccGGCGAACTTCTGCGCAGCAGTTCcacctgatggacgtcggaggaactaccttagggcagatttacttacctggtccgttcgcgatccagcggcgcgttctctgcggtggatttgggtccggccgggattcatcaaggtagttcctccgccgtccaccaggtggcgatgctgcgctgaaaagcatccgaatgacctgaaattcaccgagccggaccaagtgaaggtaagcgtgtcccaagcgacacttttattgttttaaatgcggcggtttttctgaatccgtcgggttatcgctcGGCGACGCCCCCAATTttcgtcacatgcatgccggcgcggatgcgccacaatccgatcgcgtgcgccaaaatcccggggaaatcggcgtaaatcggaaatattcgggtaacaggtcgggaaaacgcgaatcgggccattagtaaatgaccccccattgtgttttgttaaacccccccccccccaccatagcattttatagcatttttatagACTTTAACTTTTCAATTTTTCTTTACAGTTAACAATATTATGGGTGACCTGAAAAAATTAAAAGACAAAGGTAATGTTATCAGCTGATGATCGTCATTCCAGTCTGAAGATAGTTACCTGATGTAGTGTTCTCACAATTATATTAACTCATTTCCCCCTGAAGTTTGCATCAATGGCTTTTAGATAGAATATTATTATGTGATTTGGTCACAATTAGATTAAAACTTTAATGTAAAAGCATTTATTgcacaaatgaatagagcagatgaTCACTGTTACCTTTACAATATACTTAGTCATAAAATATCAAGTAAATGCCTACTTTTTGTTCCTCCTTTCTCCTGTGAAGAGATAAGGAAAGGAGGCTAAAGATgacctctttccatacctagataatggggcacatttacttaccaggtccattcgtgttccagcggcggcttctcggacgagcgttcgggtcttccggcgattcatgaaggtcctgcgcccgatgtccaccaggtgtcgctgctgcgccgaggtccaccgagttgcgtcggagttcactgatctcttcctggtgcatgtgagtatggcccgtgcgaccaatttttttgtttcaaatgcggcgttttttccgaatccgtcgggttttcgttcgaccacgcccccccatttccgttgcgcgcatgccagcgccgatgcgccacaatctgatcgcgtgcgccaaaaacctggggcaattcatggaaaatcggcgcaaatcggaaatattcgggtaacacgtcgggaaaacgcgaatcgggcccttagtaaatgacccccaatgtatccgtTGGGTTTAGACTGTCCGGGGATAGTCCAATTTTAGTATCATGACGCACGTCTCTTTATCTTTCATAGTGGATATCACAGAAGGCACCTGCACAAAATGTCCTGATGGCTGGAAATTAATTAGGAACAATTGTTATTATTTTTCGACAAGTAGTAGTGCATCATGGGAAAGAAGCAAACAGCTTTGTACAGAACGTAATGGGATCCTTATTGTAATTAAAGACTACAATGAAATGGTGAGTCCCGGAGGCCAACATCACTCCTGACGTATGGTTTTTTCCACCAAAATTTCAGACATCTTTAACTAATGGAAGATGTAAACAGATATGTGCAGTAATACCAGTAAATAACGTAGCACATTTGAGACTTTTTGCACTCTTTCCAACCCAGTAAACAAGACAGACAGTGGCCATAAACAATTTCCAGTAGGATGAATGCATGCCATCAATATTATGAGAGATGCTACCTGCACATAATGCatataagactacattcacattatatctttccatcctgctccgtCCTGCTGAGCGACATATATGGAGCCCATGGCTGTGGAGCCTATGGGAGATGGATGCAATGTATTGTATTCCTCCCTCAGCTCCCATTGAGCGTACGCTCAGGGAGGTCCCCAATTATGTCACCCTGAacacctggctatatactaaggggctggcaggctatgtactgggggaaggGGTTGGCTAGCTATAaactgaggggggggggaagagctgactggctatatactgcggcacAGGGAGCTGACTAGCAATATACTGGtggaaagggggctggctggctatatactgggggaagggggctaaatagctatatactgggaggcaaagggctggctagctatatactgggggcagggtgctggttagctatatactgggggggcatggacagcctggctatatactggggtgctggCTAGCTATAAACTGTGGGGCAAGggttgactagctatatactggggggtctggctagctatatactaggtgggaggctatgaccaatgcattttccaccctaggcttatactagagtcaacaAGTTTTCCTGGTACCTTAcaattgttttatttgttttcagTTTTCATTGTGGCCAACCATAAAACAAGGTAGATACTGGATAGGACTAAAACGGAATCCTGAAGACTTGGACACATGGGAATGGACAGATGGATCCCCTGTAACATACAGGTAGGGACATTCTATTAGTCTTCATTAAATAAAAGACATTGTAGGATAAACATGCTACAGGgctagctgtatgtagctgaagGGATTTTCCAGCCCCATAGCATAGACAGAACCGGAGCAGTCAGAAATGTAAGGAAGGACATTGCTTGCATCCCTAGTGTATCGTCTGCCTGGTAAAACTGCAGCCACAGCTTTAATTAAAGTGAATTAGAGCTGATAATGGTTATGCCCTATCCATGAATTACTTATGacctatactatactatagaaaTTTGAATAATGCTAAGTTTGTCCCTTCTGTCTTCTTGTAGTCAGGTTTTTATGTACTCAGCACCTCCATTTTTATCTTCCATTAGCTCCCCAATTATACCGCATGTACTACAAGCATTGTGTAGGGCTCAGTATAAGCTTTCCAGACCTACTTTTCCATCTATATATcattttagaaatattttttatctttatgcaataaAGCTTCTAAGTGCACTAGGGGCGGGGCTCTGCCTTATCACCCAGCAATGGTGGCGAATTGGAACGGGCTACAGAGATCCAACAGAAAGGGAGCATTATAAATTGGGAGGTCTATGATAAAGGGCCATTGCAAGAATGTGAGGGAACTACTAAAAGTGGAGCATTATAAGTAGGGACAGGGGCTACACCGAAGATACCTGGAGGGATATTATACTTTGTGGGCGCTCTAGGTTGTGAGGTTAGGACACTAAATGAATATGATGGTcaccatcatatacacatcagatagacacacacacatacagtgccatataaagacgtacagcatatatacacaccatacaccttatacacatcacagatacacacacaaatacagcttatatacatcacatacctgtatatgttatatacatattataccgtacaatgtgcagcataatatgtatataatgctgcacctcctccattctttagtgtgttagGTCGGATgacaggccccctgacactgtgggccccatagcagctaccgCTGTAGCTACACCCCTGCCTCTGTAGGTGTATCtgactctgtattgtatggtCAATTCGGTTACAGTAAAACCAATTCTTTGGAGAGAGTTTGTGGAGCCAGGTCAATTCCCTTTGCATACAGTGGGACTGGCCAACCATATTATCAGAGGAATCTGCGGTAGGTCCAGGCTCTCACCTCATAGATAATGCAAATgacaacctaatttggaggctAATATGGTCTATTACCTAGGGAATGATGAATGGTGGGCCCAGAGAATTGTTTTATCTAGTTAGCCTAAGGTAACCCAGTCTgaagatagttttttttttttgggggggggggagctcatAGTATACTTGTAGGGTTAGTGTTGGATAAGATCACcagttattttttttggtgtatgaACAGTAACAGATAGAAGACCCACAACACCAAATCTTGCAGATAGATCTAGAGTAAGTGTAGATTATTTTTGTAATAAGGGATTTCCTTTCTCTTCTTACAGTGCATGGGATGTAGGAGAACCCAATGATAGTGACACTGAACACTGTGCCGAAGTTATGGGAGGATCTCAGGCATGGAACGACCGCCCCTGTCATCACAAGCTGAACTACATATGTAAGGGCGTCTGGATTTGCTAAAAAGAAATCTCCACTTGAAATTGCCAATTTTTTCTTAAAATTACCCCCTTCCCTCTCCCCCTGAAACCAATCATAAAGTGACCCTGTGCTCCTATATCTACCTGTGCTCCTGTACATGGAGCTATGCTGTTTAAACGCCACATGTCTTATAAACAGTGTTTCTTTTAAAATTGGACAATCAGGATTTGTCACTTattttcagggggggggggggtgtcttagttgtttttccatgaacaaaaaaatatacatttattcttgaacaaaaaaaaaaatccacatttattcatttataattATCATCGTAATTGTCCAAACCCTGAATTCCATTGTAAATTTCTATCTGTCTCTATCACCTTCAGAACCTTAGACCCAATTTCTCATGTCTAATAATTGCACTTTCCTTGAATGAGCCCCTCTTGTCCATGTAGCTATTTGTGGCAAATTTCATctgtcagctccctcttccctgcagctccctcctcatcctccttctaCATTCTGCATTTAGCTGATagactggatgggggggggggggtcaaacagATATCATTTCTGTACCATGGCACCTAGAATCACAGTTCAGGTGTCCTTTTAAATAGGAGAAACTCCCCTTAATAACACAATTTGCTGTTTCTAGGTGCAACAGACaaagatatatacatagataaagTTACAATCAGGAGTGAGAGATACATTTAACTTTGTATATCTATGGTGGCAACTAGACACACAATACTTATGTAAAATTTAAGAGAATATTTAAAATTACAGCAGAATTGTTTTTCAAGGTGCCATGGTTCCAAAGTTATAGACGTTGTAACTAGGGCTTATTTTTGGAGTAGGGCTTGTATTTCAACCCTACTCTGCAAATACTGAAAAATCATGTCAGAGCTTATTTTCTGGGTAGGTCTGATTTAAGAACAACAGGGTATATGTATGGCGGGTGCGTTTTGATCATAAACCTAAACCCTTTTGTTGCCGTAGGTTTTGGGTCATTATTTTACACACACATAAAACCCCCCTAGAATAGAACAAAGCAAGCATCTTCCTATTCCATACTTTATCAACAGTGAATTAagcttgtacataatggggcaaatttacttacccggtccagttgcaatcccgcggcgcgttgtcggatgaggattcgggtctgctgggattcactaatgtcgcgcgcccaatatccagcaggtgtcgctgctgcgccgaggtccgccggagttcaccttcttcttcccggtgcatgtaagtgcttgatcttgcgacacaaatcattttttaaattctgcgttctttccaaatccatcgggttgtccgacggccacgccccccgatttcttttgcttgaatgccagcgccgatgcgccctaatccgatcgcgtgcggcaattCGACGTAAAACGGAAATatacgggaaacccaacgaaagtgcggcgtttggacccttagtaaatgagccccgatgtgaCAAAtgactaaaaaaatctatatttatatatatattacagattTTCATGTTTATCAGGATTCTCTATATATCCTTTTGCATGTTAAACAAACTAAAATTACTTAACTTAAAATAACTTGTAAAAACTGCTTTTCTGTGTAATAAAAATGGCTAAAAATTGAATTTTGACTTCTGTTGTTCTGCTTCTGGAAATGGTAATCCTGAACCCTGTACAGCATAGGAGAGGGCGCCTCTTATGTTTATGGGATGTCTGGAACCGGAGTTCAGCTCTTTCGACTTGAAAaagtaatttgctgaaatggaagaACAGAAACAGGAAGCTTGGAGCTGGAGAAATAGCTGCGCTAAGTAGATTTTAGATTTGGTTGGAAAACAAAAATGGGAAGTTATTGAAATCCTTTATCAGTCATTTCCATGTTCCTGTCATTTTCCCATTTTCCGACTATGTTGTTGAGAGCTGTCGGGACATGGAAGAAT
Proteins encoded:
- the LOC140125738 gene encoding CD209 antigen-like protein C, giving the protein MKNDYERSMDDSNTDMDFSSSSFNETFFSHTGYPKKRSGWLALALVVTLCIIFVILGILTGILFGHYSTLNDEVSILKNNVSDPVMKNDVSEIWKSVNNIMGDLKKLKDKVDITEGTCTKCPDGWKLIRNNCYYFSTSSSASWERSKQLCTERNGILIVIKDYNEMFSLWPTIKQGRYWIGLKRNPEDLDTWEWTDGSPVTYSAWDVGEPNDSDTEHCAEVMGGSQAWNDRPCHHKLNYICKGVWIC